From a region of the Daphnia magna isolate NIES linkage group LG1, ASM2063170v1.1, whole genome shotgun sequence genome:
- the LOC116923842 gene encoding uncharacterized protein LOC116923842 isoform X2 encodes MPRAQDILPGAVLWISSLIMLQTVAQSFGLEQTATLHSGVLEDLATLEQIMDDHVRRFKFELEAYNFSPRFHRSKRATIRIPTVKAMDRMPKTSLNATASQLESQGAISCFVWNGERFCILGGTIFLFKMGKVEPFLSGLPIDTNDHIKTYVYDDVIFLTIYNKTSLRLYLLQSPGWMTLVSIQHITGEVLEDCVFFENEGTLYMALAIQLGAMQYSRNSGMQCIIYEWLGTTMDMKHAFPAPELRKMGVLQSSDTVHLVLLHGDSSIHLRRFTDAEDTELLEMINVDLDRVYQFDTFLTEAQWCLLLAGSNNSYIYCLQEERLLQWQNLPHNQTSSAVSWMRIQQEGISGGYDSTILIFNAFDSQSHFQFYASDTSGHFHPVFAASEDNFDGQPLATLALLDGPSSAHLHVAITNQNKFFLESFAIQVSEDFREESEIDPLQKCLTDVDSLISNRDTGIIDHVEELKNNMVHFKDNVTTNGTIVIAQMNYSQSPVIDTIKVLYNFSEGFVGPKEIESALKGLEIAAKNLSQELPNLLYSTNSTFTGRLRLNGTVVTADDVHIPEASIKSLNGRDWDEFSRQAWRYSSPEHTFPHDVWIGDLKAENVSVGSAIGGSLPSRWLLKSGGKINGGADLVSLDVRGNIDVGNNSINGVAVDDTLRKNASHLVIQGVKSFSAIEVKNNVTTDTVNERDFRAWSEKLILQKSEKEQHFTGSVRIVGPVDVVENFRSDWINGINVSMLPGVLVDKNAHQIVKGLVNFTGPLLVDDAEVDSLNDVLVKDLMSTSGQQTILASIEVDVLDVQGNIDCPDINGRNVDDFLYTDEDDMQIVLGRVRFSDDLIIKNLVMENGSLNGVDVIMLLDPPSLRIDSKIQANGDLAAHAAHVQRINNIDLSKLPQNYWTKSTDQSIPVNVRMPFEVIMKENVTTRTFMDRFLDRDFFLTKTNQTFNVEVQFEDDVTVHGDMVIHDLTDINGVTLESLDEDVVKKEGDFHVSGTKTFEQLTIHGNLAVEETFNNLNIPQDIALLNRPQTLTGTLFTSNVTADGDVISSAGDITLNTVAGVMLDDFVAAAATIDEDAIINGHIHFKRHLEVDDLVIENSLNGHDVNDIVSKGLRRKHLDFVQWPKITIDGHATFKDSFDTMTINSYNVEEYLSQVVNMTHPKAITGTKKTLHPIVVEKDVTLGLFNGVHLNFSRMLTVSDNQTITGDWVFDHLKSENIDLRAINGQNLSDFVQIAGTSDVQSITGLMDIQHVAVENSLKIEDHVLNGCNLTEYLNVTEFAHFDTLSIRNGSLLLDQPSENNPDLATISHRALRKDRAQVVTGNVSFSSDVLMEKLNLSSNRLGSVDLERLLHGSMLKSAVQNVTGTMRYLNGIHVENVDVSHLNVTKWNGKDVKEMVDQVVLKTGNQKVVAKKTFLGDWDIQGNLNISGHIDGVPVASLVKINESQLPPRTKFTSLVVKEQLNVISGMIDGVNLTSVLQQRVPLRGNSTIKSNIVFKDVVTADNISAKKINNLNMSDIAWKTIAPGQVITGKKHLNGTMDIQGDITVDLLNGRNPEENAAFVVLKGQNANFQHPVIFGGGLTVLKAVNITDYNEANMNQLIADASTGIAILEIEPKILDERMPALPLLRSLQRSKGKLSSFEFFEQIQQIPFSFPRGSNFSMHIQNCPVPTRKQSSTSDTTAGILVATHSTDGNNCKLKKLCRCHHSVTLPSDTNGYLNTLRIPTRLKDYLEENLIYGDRVRLLHSRDQLFVLTIESLSSCLAEKVSIAVFNPLTFKLLRETAFELSDIVADVALEQRTEDGVVILAISQKSAGVWIYSFDGDMFKRQQLVETEIVASIHMSSHKKTMFLAIASYGLEAVSSIWSANSSGKFELIKDVLTVGATDVIFTKSRDDIHVTFAQDPSSIDAYSDNWSQFKVPAQVLQFIPSFGSFEVVQQLDIDRIVSLANLVIDGEAFMAAATFTGKVRVYRLIQGQGFQVEQTFKYPGVRSIAGYSIRNETFLAAASESRVAIFVARLRGFQKPSIEL; translated from the exons ATGCCGCGAGCCCAGGACATCCTGCCGGGCGCGGTGCTATGGATTTCAAGTTTGATAATGCTCCAAACAGTCGCTCAGAGCTTTGGTTTGGAACAGACAGCCACTCTACATTCGGGAGTGCTGG AAGATCTCGCTACGCTCGAACAAATTATGGATGACCACGTGAGACGATTCAAATTTGAGCTTGAAGCCTACAATTTCTCTCCAAGATTTCACCGATCCAAACGCG CTACCATACGGATTCCTACGGTGAAGGCAATGGATCGCATGCCTAAAACTTCGTTGAATGCAACTGCCAGCCAACTTGAAAGCCAGGGTGCTATCAGCTGTTTCGTTTGGAATGGAGAACGTTTCTGTATACTTGGCGGTAcaatctttttatttaaaatgggTAAGGTGGAACCTTTTTTGAGCGGCTTACCTATCGATACAAACGACCATATTAAG ACGTATGTTTACGATGACGTTATCTTCCTCACGATTTACAACAAGACATCGTTAAGGTTGTATTTGCTCCAAAGCCCGGGTTGGATGACACTAGTTAGTATCCAGCACATCACTGGCGAGGTGCTCGAAGACTGTGTCTTTTTCGAAAATGAAGGAACCCTGTACATGGCTTTGGCCATACAGCTTGGTGCAATGCAGTATTCTCGGAATTCCGGCATGCAATGCAt AATCTATGAGTGGTTAGGGACAACTATGGATATGAAGCACGCTTTTCCGGCTCCTGAACTTAGGAAAATGGGTGTACTTCAGTCATCCGACACTGTTCACTTGGTGCTACTTCATGGGGATTCCTCCATCCATCTGAGGCGATTCACCGATGCGGAGGATACAGAGTTATTGGAAATGATAAACGTTGACCTAGATCGAGTGTACCAATTTGATACTTTTCTAACCGAAGCTCAATGGTGCCTTCTTCTAGCAGGGTCAAATAATTCCTACATCTATTGCCTTCAAG AGGAAAGACTATTACAGTGGCAAAATCTGCCGCACAATCAGACTTCTAGTGCTGTTTCCTGGATGCGCATTCAGCAGGAGGGAATCAGTGGCGGTTACGATTCAACAATTCTTATTTTCAACGCTTTTGATTCCCAA agcCACTTTCAGTTTTATGCATCGGATACATCTGGTCACTTTCATCCTGTTTTTGCTGCATCGGAAGACAATTTTGATGGCCAACCTCTTGCTACTCTTGCTCTCCTAGACGGACCAAGTTCTGCCCACCTTCATGTGGCCATTACTAAtcagaataaattttttttagaaagttTTGCCATTCAAGTGTCGGAAGACTTTCGCGAAGAGTCTGAAATCGATCCGTTGCAAAAATGCCTCACTGATGTCGATTCCCTGATTTCAAATCGTGATACAGGCATCATTGACCACGTTGAAGAGCTCAAGAACAACATGGTTCATTTTAAAGACAATGTAACCACAAACGGCACTATCGTTATCGCGCAAATGAATTACTCTCAATCGCCTGTGATAGACACAAtcaag GTGTTGTACAACTTTAGCGAAGGATTTGTGGGGCcgaaagaaattgaaagcGCTCTGAAGGGATTAGAGATCGCAGCAAAAAATCTCTCCCAAGAGTTACCCAACCTTTTATATTCCACAAACTCCACTTTTACA GGTCGTCTACGTCTCAATGGTACAGTCGTAACCGCTGATGACGTTCACATACCTGAGGCATCAATCAAAAGCCTTAATGGTCGCGATTGGGATGAATTTTCCCGACAAGCATGGCGCTACTCTTCACCCGAACACACTTTTCCTCACGATGTGTGGATCGGAGACCTTAAAGCTGAAAATGTTTCAGTTGGTTCCGCTATAGGAGGATCACTGCCCTCGCGTTGGCTACTGAAATCGGGAGGGAAAATCAATGGAGGAGCTGATTTGGTTAGTTTGGATGTTCGAGGTAATATCGACGTTGGCAATAACTCCATCAACGGTGTTGCTGTGGATGATACATTGCGAAAGAATGCCTCACATCTAGTAATTCAAGGAGTGAAATCGTTTTCTGCAATCGAAGTTAAAAACAATGTTACGACCGACACCGTCAATGAG CGTGATTTTAGGGCATGGTCGGAGAAATTGATTCTACAGAAAAGCGAAAAAGAGCAGCATTTCACCGGATCGGTTCGGATCGTCGGCCCTGTGGATGTAGTTGAAAACTTCCGTAGTGACTGGATTAATGGAATAAATGTGTCTATGCTACCTGGAGTACTCGTTGACAAGAATGCTCACCAGATCGTTAAAG gACTTGTCAATTTCACTGGTCCTCTGCTTGTTGACGATGCTGAAGTGGATTCTCTGAACGATGTCCTTGTCAAAGATTTAATGAGCACCTCAGGCCAGCAAACTATCCTAGCGAGTATTGAAGTCGACGTCCTAGATGTCCAAGGAAACATTGACTGTCCAGATATTAATGGACGAAACGTGGATGACTTCCTGTACACTGATGAAGATGACATGCAAATTGTGCTAGGTCGGGTACGGTTTTCAGACGACTTGATCATAAAGAACTTGGTCATGGAAAATGGAAGTCTTAACGGTGTTGATGTCATCATGTTGTTGGATCCACCGTCTTTGCGAATAGACTCGAAAATTCAGGCAAATGGTGATCTAGCCGCGCACGCTGCTCATGTCCAGAGGATCAATAACATTGACCTGTCGAAACTTCCTCAGAATTATTGGACAAAATCAACAGACCAATCCATCCCTGTTAATGTGCGAATGCCCTTCGAAGTtataatgaaagaaaatgtcaCTACTCGGACCTTCATGGACCGCTTTCTCGATCGTGATTTCTTCTTGACGAAAACCAACCAGACGTTCAACGTCGAAGTGCAGTTCGAAGACGATGTTACCGTACACGGCGATATGGTGATACACGACCTGACGGATATCAATGGAGTAACTCTCGAATCTTTGGACGAAGACGTTGTCAAGAAGGAAGGAGACTTCCATGTCTCTGGCACGAAG ACCTTTGAACAGCTAACTATTCACGGAAACTTGGCTGTGGAGGAAACTTTTAATAATCTGAACATTCCGCAGGATATAGCTCTCCTCAACAGACCCCAAACGCTAACAG GCACGCTCTTCACCTCTAATGTCACCGCtgatggtgacgtcatcagtTCCGCGGGAGACATCACGCTGAATACAGTGGCTGGTGTTATGCTGGATGATTTTGTTGCGGCTGCAGCTACGATAGACGAAGACGCAATCATTAATGGACACATACATTTCAAGCGACATTTAGAAGTGGATGATTTGGTCATCGAAAATTCACTGAACGGCCATGACGTCAACGATATTGTTTCTAAAGGTTTAAGACGAAAACATCTGGATTTCGTACAGTGGCCTAAGATTACGATTGACGGTCACGCAACATTTAAG GACTCGTTTGATACGATGACTATCAACAGCTACAACGTTGAAGAATATTTAAGTCAAGTGGTGAATATGACACACCCCAAAGCAATCACTGGAACGAAGAAAACACTCCATCCTATCGTTGTCGAAAAGGACGTCACTCTTGGCTTATTTAATGGCGTTCACCTGAATTTCTCAAGGATGTTGACAGTCTCTGATAACCAGACCATTACTGGCGATTGGGTCTTTGATCATCTGAAATCCGAAAATATCGATTTGCGAGCTATTAACGGCCAGAATCTCTCCGACTTTGTCCAGATAGCTGGTACGAGTGATGTCCAATCCATCACTGGACTGATGGATATTCAACACGTAGCTGTTGAAAATTCACTCAAAATTGAAGACCATGTCCTGAATGGATGCAACCTAACCGAGTATCTCAACGTAACGGAGTTTGCTCATTTCGACACCTTGTCCATCCGAAATGGATCGTTATTGCTTGACCAGCCCTCGGAAAACAACCCTGACCTTGCTACAATATCCCACAG agCCTTACGAAAGGATAGAGCCCAAGTTGTTACCGGGAATGTGTCATTCTCGTCCGATGTGCTGATGGAAAAATTGAACCTTTCATCTAACCGTCTTGGATCTGTGGATTTGGAACGACTTTTACACGGATCCATGCTCAAATCAGCAGTACAA AACGTTACAGGAACAATGAGATATTTGAATGGCATTCATGTAGAAAATGTTGACGTTAGCCATCTCAATGTTACCAAATGGAACGGCAAAGACGTGAAAGAGATGGTGGACCAAGTAGTGTTGAAAACCGGAAATCAGAAAGTTGTAGCTAAAAAGACTTTTCTTGGTGATTGGGACATTCAAGGCAATCTTAACATAAGCG GACACATCGACGGTGTTCCAGTAGCTTCCCTGGTGAAGATTAATGAATCTCAACTGCCTCCGCGTACTAAGTTTACTTCTTTGGTTGTCAAAGAGCAATTGAATGTCATTAGTGGCATGATTGACGGCGTCAATCTTACTTCCGTATTACAACAAAGAGTTCCTCTCAGAGGTAACAGCACCATCAAGAGCAACATAGTCTTCAAAGATGTGGTCACTGCAG ATAATATCAGcgctaaaaaaattaacaatctAAACATGAGTGACATAGCGTGGAAGACGATAGCACCCGGACAGGTTATTACAGGGAAAAAGCATCTCAATGGAACGATGGACATTCAG GGAGACATAACGGTAGATTTGTTGAATGGTCGTAATCCGGAAGAAAACGCAGCTTTCGTTGTCCTGAAAGGCCAAAATGCTAATTTCCAACATCCAGTG atttttggTGGTGGATTAACCGTCTTGAAAGCTGTCAACATTACAGATTACAATGAGGCAAACATGAATCAACTGATAGCTGATGCCAGTACGGGAATCGCCATTCTAGAGATTGAGCCGAAAATTCTCGACGAAAGGATGCCAGCGCTTCCGCTACTGCGATCCTTACAGCGATCGAAAGGAAAATTATCCAGTTTTGAGTTCTTTGAACAAATTCAGCAAATTCCTTTCAGCTTTCCTCGCGGCTCCA ACTTTTCCATGCACATTCAAAACTGTCCCGTTCCTACACGAAAACAAAGCAGTACCAGTGACACGACAGCTGGTATCCTTGTTGCTACACACTCAACAG ATGGAAATAACTGTAAACTGAAAAAATTGTGTCGATGCCATCATTCAGTCACACTTCCGTCAGACACCAATGGCTATTTGAACACACTCCGAATCCCAACGCGACTTAAAGATTATTTGGAGGAAAATCTGATTTACGGTGATCGAGTGCGTCTGTTACACAGTCGGGATCAGCTCTTTGTCCTTACCATCGAGAGCCTTTCTAG CTGCTTAGCGGAAAAGGTGTCAATAGCAGTTTTCAACCCGTTGACATTCAAATTGCTAAGAGAAACGGCCTTCGAGTTGAGCGATATCGTAGCCGATGTAGCTCTGGAACAGAGAACAGAGGATGGAGTGGTGATCTTAGCCATCAGCCAGAAATCTGCTGGAGTATGGATATATAGTTTTGACGGCGACATGTTTAAACGACAGCAG TTGGTTGAAACAGAAATAGTGGCGTCTATTCACATGAGTAGCCATAAGAAGACGATGTTTTTGGCTATTGCTTCGTACGGTCTGGAAGCCGTGTCTTCCATTTGGAGCGCCAACAGTTCTGGAAAGTTTGAATTGATCAAGGATGTCCTCACAGTTG GTGCCACGGACGTCATATTCACAAAGTCCCGTGACGACATTCACGTAACGTTTGCTCAA GATCCGTCAAGTATTGACGCGTACTCGGACAATTGGTCGCAGTTCAAAGTTCCCGCCCAAGTGCTGCAATTCATCCCGTCATTTGGAAGTTTCGAAGTGGTACAACAGCTGGACATTGATAGGATTGTTAGTTTGGCCAATCTGGTCATTGATG GGGAGGCTTTCATGGCAGCGGCAACTTTTACCGGTAAAGTTAGAGTCTACAGGTTAATTCAAGGACAAGGTTTCCAGGTAGAACAGACTTTCAAATACCCTGGAGTCAGATCTATCGCTGGCTATTCTATCCGAAACGAGACGTTCCTAGCGGCGGCCTCCGAATCTCGCGTGGCAATTTTCGTGGCCCGTCTACGTGGCTTCCAAAAACCATCCATCGAATTATGA